From one Nitrospira sp. MA-1 genomic stretch:
- a CDS encoding thiamine pyrophosphate-binding protein gives MTKTAADVLIEKLHNWGVEIIFGMPGDGINGIMEALRQRQDHIRFFQVRHEEAAALMACGYAKYTGKLGVCLATSGPGGLHLLNGLYDAKMEKQPVLAITGHHFHDLIDTHAQQDVNLTRAFEDVTVYNTRVMSATHLENVVDLACRTALGYRGVAHINFPVDLQESKADKGYSQRNIPHHSMEVFSRSARLPNESDLYEAAEVLNVGKRIAIMAGAGALEATDELEQLAEILGAPIIKPLLGKASVPDDSPYTTGGIGLLGTAPSQEALEDCDTLFLIGTSFPYLEFYPKPGKARAVQIDLDPARIGLRYPVEVGLVGDCRKTLQQLLPMLHHNKHRKFLERAQTNMKKWRELMEARGTRKDKPMKPQVVAWELGKRLSDHAIVSCDSGTITTWWARQIPAKRGQKHTVSGTLASMGCGLPYAIAAQIAFPDRQCIAFVGDGGFSMLMAEFATCVKYRLPVKVVVIKNNTLGQIKWEQMVFLGNPEYGCELQPIDFALIAQACGGTGLTIDDPADCGSIIEQALQTPGPVLVQAIVDPFEPPMPANITTSQALKFAESLARGEPNRLKIAMTALSDRVRELV, from the coding sequence ATGACGAAAACCGCCGCAGATGTGTTGATCGAGAAGCTTCACAATTGGGGGGTCGAAATAATTTTCGGCATGCCCGGAGATGGTATTAATGGAATTATGGAAGCTCTTCGCCAACGACAAGACCATATCCGGTTTTTCCAGGTGCGTCACGAGGAAGCCGCAGCCTTGATGGCATGTGGATATGCCAAATACACGGGAAAGCTAGGTGTGTGCTTGGCCACGTCCGGTCCGGGGGGGCTTCATCTGTTGAACGGATTGTATGATGCGAAAATGGAAAAACAACCGGTTCTTGCCATCACCGGCCATCACTTTCACGACCTGATTGATACCCATGCCCAGCAGGATGTCAATCTCACCAGAGCCTTTGAGGATGTCACAGTCTATAACACCCGGGTGATGAGCGCGACACATCTTGAAAATGTCGTGGATCTCGCATGTCGGACCGCCTTGGGCTATCGTGGCGTGGCTCATATTAATTTCCCGGTGGATCTTCAGGAATCAAAAGCCGACAAAGGTTATTCCCAACGAAACATTCCCCATCATTCGATGGAAGTATTTTCCCGTAGCGCCCGCCTCCCCAATGAATCAGACCTGTATGAAGCCGCAGAAGTGCTGAATGTCGGAAAACGGATTGCCATTATGGCCGGAGCGGGAGCACTTGAAGCGACAGATGAATTAGAACAATTAGCGGAAATTCTTGGAGCCCCGATTATTAAACCGTTGCTAGGCAAAGCTTCGGTGCCTGATGACAGTCCTTATACGACAGGCGGGATTGGCTTGCTGGGCACCGCACCCTCCCAGGAGGCCCTGGAGGATTGTGATACGCTCTTCCTCATCGGCACGTCCTTCCCCTATTTGGAATTTTATCCAAAACCAGGAAAGGCGCGTGCGGTCCAGATCGACCTGGACCCGGCAAGAATCGGGTTGCGATACCCTGTGGAAGTCGGCCTGGTGGGCGACTGTCGAAAGACACTCCAACAATTACTTCCGATGTTACACCACAATAAACACCGGAAATTTTTGGAACGCGCACAGACCAATATGAAAAAATGGCGGGAATTAATGGAAGCCCGAGGAACCAGGAAGGACAAACCCATGAAGCCACAAGTGGTCGCCTGGGAACTGGGCAAACGGCTGTCGGACCACGCGATTGTTTCCTGTGATTCAGGAACCATTACGACCTGGTGGGCCAGACAAATACCCGCCAAACGCGGACAGAAACATACGGTCTCGGGAACACTCGCTTCAATGGGCTGCGGGCTGCCCTATGCCATCGCCGCTCAAATCGCCTTTCCGGATCGGCAATGCATTGCGTTTGTGGGTGATGGAGGTTTCTCCATGCTCATGGCTGAGTTCGCCACCTGTGTCAAATACCGATTACCCGTGAAAGTGGTTGTCATCAAGAATAATACCCTCGGCCAGATTAAATGGGAACAGATGGTGTTCCTGGGAAATCCTGAATATGGTTGCGAGCTGCAGCCGATCGATTTCGCCCTCATCGCTCAGGCGTGCGGAGGCACAGGGTTGACTATAGATGATCCGGCGGATTGCGGCTCCATCATCGAACAGGCCTTGCAAACTCCTGGTCCGGTATTAGTGCAAGCCATTGTGGACCCATTCGAGCCTCCGATGCCCGCCAACATTACAACGAGTCAGGCCCTGAAATTTGCCGAATCGTTGGCAAGAGGCGAACCGAATCGTTTGAAAATTGCCATGACGGCCTTGTCAGATCGAGTACGGGAACTTGTGTAA
- a CDS encoding DUF2238 domain-containing protein — translation MKHRVGYGLLVWYLGFFVFMGLAPIDPQSWAFANILPLLFVGVLTMTHRQWPFSSASYVLLTVFLTLHTIGSHYTYAQVPFGLWLEESFELPRNHFDRIVHFCFGLLFALPLHELFSRISGMAAWLRSGMVLITLVGLGGMWEILESWVTRIAHPELGLAYLGAQGDIWDAQKDMAATFYGALASLVIMAGGQKLTGTRLTITRERPVELPHAIDHCDKRQ, via the coding sequence TTGAAGCATCGAGTAGGGTACGGATTATTGGTCTGGTATTTGGGGTTTTTCGTGTTCATGGGGTTGGCTCCCATTGACCCTCAAAGTTGGGCCTTTGCGAATATCCTCCCGCTTCTCTTCGTCGGTGTGTTAACCATGACACATCGCCAATGGCCATTTTCAAGCGCTTCATATGTCCTCCTCACGGTGTTCCTCACCTTGCATACGATTGGATCACACTACACCTATGCTCAGGTGCCGTTCGGACTTTGGCTGGAAGAGTCCTTTGAATTGCCCAGAAACCATTTCGATCGCATCGTCCATTTTTGTTTCGGCCTACTATTTGCCCTGCCTTTGCATGAACTCTTCTCCCGGATTTCCGGTATGGCTGCATGGCTCCGCTCCGGCATGGTCCTGATCACCCTGGTGGGGCTGGGCGGTATGTGGGAAATTCTCGAATCATGGGTGACCAGAATCGCCCACCCCGAATTAGGTCTGGCCTATCTGGGAGCACAGGGAGATATCTGGGATGCGCAGAAGGATATGGCCGCGACATTCTATGGAGCATTAGCCTCTCTAGTGATCATGGCTGGTGGGCAGAAACTAACGGGAACCCGTTTGACCATAACCCGGGAAAGGCCGGTGGAACTTCCGCATGCAATTGACCACTGCGACAAGCGTCAATAA
- a CDS encoding DUF2238 domain-containing protein, with translation MQLTTATSVNNQRPFKNRILLHGLMAWYAVLWIFLAIEPIDRHDWFLENILAIGLVIVLVTTYRWFPLSDLSYIFLTVFMTLHAIGAHYTYSKVPLGYWMQEWWGLERNHFDRIAHFSFGLLLAYPLRELFLRRVNVRGFWAYYLPVSGILALSGFFEIIESWVALLVRPELGEAYLGTQGDEWDAQKDMTVAVIGAVLTIMLTYVFSKVVPQKSLPTAP, from the coding sequence ATGCAATTGACCACTGCGACAAGCGTCAATAATCAGAGGCCGTTTAAGAACCGGATTCTCCTTCACGGGTTAATGGCCTGGTATGCGGTGCTTTGGATATTTCTCGCCATAGAACCGATCGACCGCCATGATTGGTTTCTCGAAAATATATTGGCGATTGGATTGGTCATTGTGCTTGTCACGACGTATCGATGGTTTCCCTTATCGGATCTTTCCTATATTTTTCTCACGGTGTTTATGACCCTCCATGCGATCGGAGCCCATTATACCTATTCAAAAGTTCCTCTTGGATATTGGATGCAGGAGTGGTGGGGATTAGAGCGCAATCATTTTGACCGGATCGCACATTTTTCATTTGGTCTGCTCCTCGCCTATCCTTTAAGGGAGTTATTTCTTCGCCGGGTCAATGTGCGTGGATTCTGGGCGTATTATCTCCCCGTTAGCGGAATATTGGCCCTCAGTGGATTCTTCGAAATTATCGAATCCTGGGTTGCTCTCCTCGTTCGTCCGGAATTGGGGGAGGCCTATCTAGGTACTCAAGGAGACGAATGGGATGCACAAAAGGATATGACCGTGGCGGTCATCGGGGCCGTTTTAACAATTATGCTGACGTATGTCTTCTCCAAAGTCGTGCCACAAAAATCCCTTCCGACTGCTCCTTAG
- a CDS encoding hemerythrin domain-containing protein, which translates to MDIYQALKEDHQEAKQLFSQIEAAGKNSDSRGKLFLKLKDALEAHSEAEEQVFYTPLQKNEETKQKINHANKEHEKVTTLLNEIEAMDPQDENWGKRVSKLKEDVQHHIQEEEGEIFKNARGILSQDQADQMGEEFKQVKEKKV; encoded by the coding sequence ATGGATATTTATCAGGCGCTCAAGGAAGATCATCAAGAAGCTAAGCAACTCTTCAGCCAAATCGAAGCCGCGGGGAAGAACAGTGATTCACGGGGAAAACTGTTTCTCAAACTTAAGGATGCCTTGGAGGCGCATAGCGAAGCGGAAGAGCAAGTCTTCTATACTCCCCTTCAAAAAAATGAGGAGACCAAACAAAAAATCAACCATGCCAACAAGGAGCACGAAAAAGTCACCACGTTGCTGAATGAAATCGAGGCTATGGATCCCCAGGATGAGAATTGGGGGAAGAGAGTCAGTAAACTGAAAGAAGATGTGCAACATCATATTCAGGAGGAAGAAGGCGAAATTTTTAAGAACGCTCGGGGTATCCTGTCACAGGATCAGGCCGACCAGATGGGGGAAGAATTCAAGCAGGTCAAGGAAAAGAAGGTATAA
- a CDS encoding sensory rhodopsin transducer gives MTQAMGATRWAIPEGYIPANSTGPEPQMTSHETACLLNISNKPAHVKITIFYSDREPIGPYNITVPAQRTRHVRFNDLEEPEPIPRDTDFASLIESDVPIVVQHTRLDSRQAENALLSTIAYTDNS, from the coding sequence ATGACTCAAGCGATGGGTGCCACGCGATGGGCAATCCCGGAAGGGTATATTCCGGCGAACAGTACCGGTCCAGAACCTCAAATGACGAGTCATGAAACAGCCTGTCTCCTAAACATATCCAACAAGCCCGCGCATGTAAAAATCACCATTTTTTATTCAGATCGGGAACCGATAGGGCCTTATAACATTACTGTCCCGGCTCAACGAACGAGACATGTCCGGTTTAACGATTTAGAAGAACCGGAACCCATTCCCAGGGATACGGATTTCGCAAGCCTGATTGAGTCCGATGTGCCAATTGTGGTGCAACATACCAGGTTGGACTCCCGCCAGGCCGAAAATGCACTCCTCTCTACCATCGCCTATACGGACAATTCCTAA
- a CDS encoding SRPBCC family protein, giving the protein MKSTNIGALEQILSLGIGSGLIVHGLGQKTRRGILPLLFGSGLLIHGLTSHSRLYEAIGIDELHGSHIRHPLNRTVHFRGSITINRSQEDLYSFWRDFKNLPRFMQNIVAVQELDERHSRWQARGPFNKNFYWEAEILEERQNELIKWRTIEIHSNLEHEGVLSLRRAVGNRGTILSLDCRWTPPGGIFGAAMAKLLPDDPARQLSEDLRRFRQLMEAGEISRNQRASVDLDHSGLARKAREVGNKPGIVESVGTEQPL; this is encoded by the coding sequence ATGAAAAGCACGAATATCGGAGCTCTGGAGCAAATCCTTTCCTTAGGAATCGGCAGTGGTTTAATTGTTCATGGTCTAGGGCAAAAAACCAGGCGAGGTATTTTACCCCTGTTATTCGGGAGCGGGTTACTCATCCATGGCCTTACAAGCCATAGCCGCCTGTATGAGGCTATTGGCATTGACGAATTGCATGGATCTCATATACGGCATCCCCTGAATAGAACCGTTCATTTCCGAGGGTCCATTACGATCAATCGATCGCAGGAGGACCTCTATTCGTTTTGGCGGGATTTTAAAAATTTACCACGGTTCATGCAAAATATCGTTGCGGTCCAGGAACTCGACGAAAGACATTCCCGTTGGCAGGCACGTGGTCCCTTCAATAAAAATTTTTATTGGGAAGCCGAAATTCTTGAAGAACGTCAAAACGAACTCATCAAATGGCGGACAATTGAAATACATTCCAACCTTGAACACGAGGGAGTCTTGTCCCTGCGACGCGCTGTCGGAAACCGCGGAACCATTCTCTCCCTGGATTGTCGATGGACTCCGCCGGGAGGAATATTCGGCGCAGCAATGGCAAAGCTCCTTCCCGATGACCCTGCACGTCAGTTGAGTGAAGATCTTCGACGCTTTCGTCAATTAATGGAGGCCGGAGAAATTTCCCGAAACCAGCGGGCTTCAGTCGATCTTGACCATTCCGGGCTCGCGCGGAAGGCACGGGAAGTCGGCAACAAACCGGGCATCGTCGAGTCCGTGGGTACGGAGCAACCCCTCTAG
- a CDS encoding glutathione-dependent formaldehyde dehydrogenase encodes MRAVCWNGTHDVRIERVPDPEILNPRDAIVRVTLTAICGSDLHLYDGYIPTMKAGDILGHEFMGEIVEIGAGVQNLRKGDRVVVPFNIACGRCYFCTGKMWSCCDNSNPNAWMAETAYGHSPAGLFGYSHMLGGYAGGQAEYVRVPFADTGPLKIHNGMRDEEVLFLSDIFPTGYQAAENCGIREGDTIAVWGCGPVGQFAIRSALMLGAERVFAIDHFPQRLDLARQGHPGQFHEDDRIETINFDEDEVYDHLMSATGGRGPDACIDAVGLESHGTTVDALFDRIKVASLLATDRIHVLRQAARTVRKNGTISIPGVYGGFADKFPIGAIFGKGITIRCGQTHVHNYMQPLLERIEKEEIHPSFIISHRYNLDEAPDAYKNFRYHQNECRKVVLCP; translated from the coding sequence ATGCGAGCAGTCTGTTGGAATGGAACACATGACGTCCGGATCGAACGCGTTCCCGACCCGGAAATTCTCAATCCCCGTGATGCGATCGTACGCGTCACTCTTACGGCTATCTGCGGCTCAGACCTCCACCTGTATGACGGATACATTCCGACCATGAAGGCCGGCGACATTCTCGGTCATGAGTTTATGGGAGAAATTGTCGAAATCGGAGCCGGCGTACAAAACCTACGAAAAGGCGATCGGGTCGTCGTCCCATTTAACATCGCATGTGGAAGGTGTTATTTTTGTACCGGCAAGATGTGGTCGTGCTGCGACAACTCCAACCCCAACGCATGGATGGCCGAGACGGCCTATGGACATTCCCCTGCCGGACTGTTCGGATATTCCCACATGCTCGGCGGGTATGCAGGAGGACAAGCCGAATATGTCCGTGTGCCCTTTGCGGATACGGGACCGCTCAAAATTCATAATGGTATGAGGGATGAGGAAGTGTTGTTCCTCTCCGATATCTTTCCCACGGGATATCAGGCAGCGGAAAACTGCGGGATTCGGGAAGGCGACACCATTGCCGTCTGGGGTTGTGGACCCGTGGGGCAATTCGCCATCCGAAGCGCCCTGATGCTAGGAGCGGAAAGGGTATTTGCCATTGATCATTTTCCCCAACGTCTGGACCTTGCGCGCCAGGGCCACCCCGGTCAATTTCATGAGGATGATCGAATAGAAACTATTAATTTTGACGAGGATGAAGTCTATGACCACCTCATGAGTGCGACCGGTGGACGAGGCCCTGATGCCTGCATTGACGCCGTAGGACTTGAATCTCACGGCACAACGGTAGACGCCCTTTTCGACCGGATCAAGGTGGCAAGTCTCCTCGCAACCGATCGCATTCATGTCCTTCGCCAGGCGGCACGAACCGTTCGCAAAAACGGCACGATCTCCATACCCGGTGTGTATGGCGGTTTTGCCGATAAATTTCCAATCGGCGCCATCTTCGGTAAAGGCATAACCATACGTTGCGGTCAGACTCATGTGCATAATTATATGCAGCCATTGCTTGAACGCATCGAAAAGGAAGAGATTCATCCGTCTTTTATCATCTCACACCGCTATAATCTTGATGAAGCTCCTGACGCGTATAAAAATTTTCGGTACCACCAAAATGAGTGCAGGAAAGTTGTTCTTTGCCCTTGA